From a region of the Sesamum indicum cultivar Zhongzhi No. 13 linkage group LG3, S_indicum_v1.0, whole genome shotgun sequence genome:
- the LOC105157936 gene encoding probable mitochondrial adenine nucleotide transporter BTL1, which yields MIQKTPAQTQHHHQKKSYCVMEDIYGVMMVPKELQLQLQLHSLSHKKSSPFHLQLRAPDLGRAFQDLVKTREVSEFLSGALAGAMTKAILAPLETIRTRMVVGVGSKNIYGSFVQIIEQQGWQGLWAGNAINMLRIVPTQAIELGTFEYVKRAVTSAQEKSNQTGNLKLNIGHLSLSFSLSWLSPVAVAGAAAGIVSTLVCHPLEVLKDRLTVSPELYPNLSIAVHKIYKDGGIGALYSGLSPTLIGMLPYSTCYYFMYETMKKSYCFAKKKESLTRAELLLVGALSGLTASTISFPLEVARKRLMVGALQGKCPPHMAAALSEVVKEEGLIGLYRGWAASCLKVMPSSGITWMFYEAWKEILLVERPRP from the exons ATGATCCAAAAGACTCCGGCCCAGACCCAGCATCACCACCAG AAGAAAAGCTACTGTGTTATGGAAGATATTTATGGAGTGATGATGGTGCCCAAGGAGCTACAACTCCAGCTTCAACTCCATTCCCTTTCCCATAAAAAGTCCTCACCTTTCCACCTTCAGCTTCGTGCTCCCGATCTTGGACGAGCGTTTCAG GATTTGGTGAAGACTAGAGAAGTTAGCGAGTTCCTTAGTGGGGCTTTAGCAGGGGCCATGACCAAAGCCATCCTTGCCCCTCTTGAGACCATCAG GACAAGAATGGTGGTTGGTGTTGGATCTAAAAACATTTATGGTAGCTTCGTTCAGATTATTGAACAACAGGGTTGGCAAGGACTCTGGGCTGGAAATGCAATAAACATGCTGCGCATAGTTCCCACCCAGGCAATTGAGCTAGGGACATTTGAATATGTTAAGCGAGCAGTGACATCAGCACAAGAGAAATCGAACCAGACTGGAAACCTAAAGTTGAACATTGGACATCTCAGTCTTAGTTTTTCTCTATCCTGGCTGTCTCCCGTAGCTGTTGCTGGCGCAGCTGCTGGAATTGTTAGCACCCTTGTGTGTCATCCTCTTGAAGTTTTAAAG GACAGACTGACAGTGAGTCCTGAGCTATATCCCAATCTGAGTATTGCAGTACACAAGATTTACAAGGATGGTGGAATTGGTGCTTTATACTCTGGGCTATCACCAACATTAATTGGCATGCTCCCTTACAGCACATGTTACTACTTCATGTATGAGACAATGAAGAAATCATACTGCTTcgcaaagaaaaaagaatctttAACTCGTGCAGAGCTGCTCTTAGTTGGGGCTCTTTCTG GCTTGACAGCTAGCACAATAAGTTTCCCCTTGGAGGTTGCAAGAAAACGGCTGATGGTAGGAGCTCTGCAAGGTAAATGCCCACCTCACATGGCGGCTGCACTGTCTGAAGTTGTGAAAGAGGAGGGTCTGATAGGTCTTTATAGAGGTTGGGCTGCTAGCTGTTTGAAAGTCATGCCATCCTCTGGTATTACTTGGATGTTCTATGAAGCTTGGAAAGAGATATTGCTCGTTGAAAGACCACGACCCTGA